Proteins from a single region of Panulirus ornatus isolate Po-2019 chromosome 64, ASM3632096v1, whole genome shotgun sequence:
- the LOC139746345 gene encoding xaa-Pro aminopeptidase 3-like isoform X2, translating into MSVLKTCLRLCSRSERNCIGLAAVKQRLCHSVSQVGEQKQDVSRLEEEKQPQRLCRSGQPTPHSHPHLVQPGEDTDMLYMSGCLEPDCVLVLHTLQGRNAPTHKSVMFTPQHEPCQELWDGPRTGPSDAPHVWGVDVGLPLNELTRYLGSLESDLNSPTLWYHSQHAPNPDIHRQLKGWLLGGRQGGMESPKSHIHALRVIKSPAEIELMRRTCRISGESIAATMRATRAPVMEHQLFATVDYQSRMRGGDYLAYPPVVAGGPRANIIHYINNNQIINPGEMVLMDAGSEFRGYSGDVTRTWPVSGEFTPAQRDVYEAVLEVQQIVISACIQHPTFDQLFSIMCAKLGKVLQELCVLPSSFSEGELMRAAYGFCPHHVSHYLGMDVHDTPLVPRNRPLKPGSIITVEPGIYISENNTTVLSRYLGMGIRVEDDILITEDGIEVLSNSCPKHPDEIEAIVGADYK; encoded by the exons ATGAGCGTCTTGAAGACTTGTCTGCGTTTGTGTAGCAGATCTGAAAGAAACTGCATCG GTCTAGCTGCAGTAAAGCAGCGATTGTGTCATTCTGTGAGTCAAGTTGGGGAACAGAAGCAAGATGTTTCAAGACTTGAAGAGGAGAAGCAACCTCAACGGCTCTGTCGATCTGGTCAGCCTACACCTCACTCGCATCCACATCTTGTTCAACCTGGCGAG GACACAGATATGCTTTACATGTCTGGTTGCCTGGAACCTGATTGTGTTCTTGTCCTGCACACTTTACAAGGCAGGAATGCTCCAACTCATAAATCTGTAATGTTCACTCCACAACATGAACCTTGCCAGGAACTATGGGATGGTCCACGCACTGGCCCCTCAGATGCCCCTCATGTTTGGGGTGTAGATGTTGGGTTACCTTTGAATGAACTTACACGTTATCTTGGCAGTTTAGAATCAGACCTAAATTCCCCTACTTTGTGGTACCACTCTCAGCATGCACCCAATCCAGATATTCACCGCCAGTTAAAAGGATGGCTGTTAGGAGGTCGACAGGGAGGGATGGAGTCACCAAAATCTCACATACATGCACTTAGAGTTATCAAATCCCCTGCAGAAATAGAACTAATGAGGAGAACATGTAGAATAAGTGGAGAATCCATAGCAGCCACCATGCGAGCCACAAGGGCACCAGTAATGGAGCACCAGTTATTTGCTACAGTAGACTATCAAAGTCGGATGAGAGGTGGAGATTACTTAGCTTATCCTCCTGTAGTAGCTGGTGGGCCCAGAGCCAATATAATCCATTATATTAATAACAATCAGATCATCAATCCTGGAGAAATGGTACTGATGGATGCAG GTAGTGAGTTTCGTGGTTATAGTGGTGATGTTACTCGCACCTGGCCTGTTAGTGGGGAGTTTACACCAGCTCAGCGTGATGTATATGAAGCAGTGCTTGAAGTGCAACAAATTGTAATAAGTGCCTGCATTCAACATCCTACTTTTGATCAGCTTTTCTCAATAATGTGTGCTAAGCTTGGTAAGGTACTCCAGGAGCTCTGTGTCTTACCTTCAAGCTTCTCTGAAGGAGAATTAATGCGA gcTGCATATGGATTTTGCCCCCACCATGTAAGCCATTATCTTGGAATGGATGTCCATGACACACCTCTTGTGCCTAGAAATCGCCCGCTGAAACCTGGAAGCATAATTACTGTTGAGCCTG GTATATACATAAGTGAAAACAACACCACTGTGCTGTCCCGCTACCTTGGCATGGGGATTAGGGTAGAAGATGACATTCTTATTACTGAAGATGGTATAGAAGTGCTCAGTAACTCTTGTCCAAAACATCCTGATGAAATTGAAGCTATTGTTGGTGCTGACTACAAGTAA
- the LOC139746345 gene encoding xaa-Pro aminopeptidase 3-like isoform X1: MSVLKTCLRLCSRSERNCIGLAAVKQRLCHSVSQVGEQKQDVSRLEEEKQPQRLCRSGQPTPHSHPHLVQPGEVTFGISREEFSERRHKLMESLGKKEGKHHVVILPATPKRYMIDKIPYLYRQDTDMLYMSGCLEPDCVLVLHTLQGRNAPTHKSVMFTPQHEPCQELWDGPRTGPSDAPHVWGVDVGLPLNELTRYLGSLESDLNSPTLWYHSQHAPNPDIHRQLKGWLLGGRQGGMESPKSHIHALRVIKSPAEIELMRRTCRISGESIAATMRATRAPVMEHQLFATVDYQSRMRGGDYLAYPPVVAGGPRANIIHYINNNQIINPGEMVLMDAGSEFRGYSGDVTRTWPVSGEFTPAQRDVYEAVLEVQQIVISACIQHPTFDQLFSIMCAKLGKVLQELCVLPSSFSEGELMRAAYGFCPHHVSHYLGMDVHDTPLVPRNRPLKPGSIITVEPGIYISENNTTVLSRYLGMGIRVEDDILITEDGIEVLSNSCPKHPDEIEAIVGADYK; the protein is encoded by the exons ATGAGCGTCTTGAAGACTTGTCTGCGTTTGTGTAGCAGATCTGAAAGAAACTGCATCG GTCTAGCTGCAGTAAAGCAGCGATTGTGTCATTCTGTGAGTCAAGTTGGGGAACAGAAGCAAGATGTTTCAAGACTTGAAGAGGAGAAGCAACCTCAACGGCTCTGTCGATCTGGTCAGCCTACACCTCACTCGCATCCACATCTTGTTCAACCTGGCGAG gtCACATTTGGCATATCCCGTGAGGAATTTAGTGAACGGCGTCACAAGCTTatggagagtcttgggaagaagGAGGGTAAACACCATGTTGTTATTCTTCCAGCTACTCCAAAACGATATATGATAGACAAGATCCCGTATTTGTATAGACAA GACACAGATATGCTTTACATGTCTGGTTGCCTGGAACCTGATTGTGTTCTTGTCCTGCACACTTTACAAGGCAGGAATGCTCCAACTCATAAATCTGTAATGTTCACTCCACAACATGAACCTTGCCAGGAACTATGGGATGGTCCACGCACTGGCCCCTCAGATGCCCCTCATGTTTGGGGTGTAGATGTTGGGTTACCTTTGAATGAACTTACACGTTATCTTGGCAGTTTAGAATCAGACCTAAATTCCCCTACTTTGTGGTACCACTCTCAGCATGCACCCAATCCAGATATTCACCGCCAGTTAAAAGGATGGCTGTTAGGAGGTCGACAGGGAGGGATGGAGTCACCAAAATCTCACATACATGCACTTAGAGTTATCAAATCCCCTGCAGAAATAGAACTAATGAGGAGAACATGTAGAATAAGTGGAGAATCCATAGCAGCCACCATGCGAGCCACAAGGGCACCAGTAATGGAGCACCAGTTATTTGCTACAGTAGACTATCAAAGTCGGATGAGAGGTGGAGATTACTTAGCTTATCCTCCTGTAGTAGCTGGTGGGCCCAGAGCCAATATAATCCATTATATTAATAACAATCAGATCATCAATCCTGGAGAAATGGTACTGATGGATGCAG GTAGTGAGTTTCGTGGTTATAGTGGTGATGTTACTCGCACCTGGCCTGTTAGTGGGGAGTTTACACCAGCTCAGCGTGATGTATATGAAGCAGTGCTTGAAGTGCAACAAATTGTAATAAGTGCCTGCATTCAACATCCTACTTTTGATCAGCTTTTCTCAATAATGTGTGCTAAGCTTGGTAAGGTACTCCAGGAGCTCTGTGTCTTACCTTCAAGCTTCTCTGAAGGAGAATTAATGCGA gcTGCATATGGATTTTGCCCCCACCATGTAAGCCATTATCTTGGAATGGATGTCCATGACACACCTCTTGTGCCTAGAAATCGCCCGCTGAAACCTGGAAGCATAATTACTGTTGAGCCTG GTATATACATAAGTGAAAACAACACCACTGTGCTGTCCCGCTACCTTGGCATGGGGATTAGGGTAGAAGATGACATTCTTATTACTGAAGATGGTATAGAAGTGCTCAGTAACTCTTGTCCAAAACATCCTGATGAAATTGAAGCTATTGTTGGTGCTGACTACAAGTAA